One Chloroflexi bacterium ADurb.Bin180 genomic window carries:
- the mshA_8 gene encoding D-inositol 3-phosphate glycosyltransferase — MKIAIDALGIREPGGGRTATLNQLQALLRLDQENEYRIVVDQEEPSLDAPHARQVVAGKRGRLASRLWAQGVLPGLLRRERIDLVHFVKNLGSFFVPCRSVVTVYDLSVLLYPEIYPWSDRLYWRWVEPLTLRHADRVIAISQDTAHDLERFYRLERGRVEVIYPGYDESYRPLPAEQVAAIRSKYGLPDQFVLHVGSISRKKNLLPVVRAIALLRERGQDVRLVLIGRLYGKGRDGELLRGLESGELASQVTWLGAVPSEDLPALYNAATVLTFPSLQEGFGLVPLEAMACGLPVITSGAGAIGEVVGDAARIVEAAGDAEAWAQTLQEVLREPEARQTMRKAGLRQATQFSNEVSAQRLLAVYHEVMAT, encoded by the coding sequence ATGAAGATCGCCATCGATGCGCTGGGCATCAGAGAGCCCGGGGGCGGGCGTACCGCCACGCTCAATCAGCTCCAGGCACTGCTGCGCCTCGACCAGGAGAACGAGTACAGGATCGTGGTGGACCAGGAGGAGCCGTCCCTTGACGCGCCTCACGCCAGGCAGGTCGTAGCCGGGAAGCGGGGCCGGCTGGCCAGCCGACTGTGGGCGCAAGGGGTGCTGCCGGGCCTGCTGCGCCGCGAGCGGATTGACCTGGTGCACTTTGTGAAGAACCTGGGCTCCTTCTTCGTTCCCTGCCGCTCGGTGGTCACGGTCTATGACCTCAGCGTGTTGCTCTACCCCGAGATCTACCCCTGGTCCGATCGGCTCTACTGGCGTTGGGTGGAGCCGCTTACCCTGCGACATGCGGACCGGGTGATAGCGATCTCGCAGGACACTGCCCACGACCTGGAGCGTTTCTACCGGCTCGAGCGCGGCCGGGTTGAGGTGATCTACCCCGGCTACGACGAGAGCTACCGTCCCCTGCCAGCGGAGCAGGTAGCCGCCATCCGCAGCAAGTATGGTCTGCCGGATCAATTTGTGCTTCACGTGGGCAGCATCTCGCGCAAAAAGAACCTGCTGCCCGTGGTGCGGGCCATAGCCCTCTTGCGAGAGCGAGGGCAGGACGTCAGGCTGGTCCTGATCGGTCGGCTCTATGGCAAAGGGCGCGATGGCGAGCTACTGCGTGGCCTGGAAAGCGGGGAGTTGGCCTCGCAGGTGACGTGGCTGGGTGCCGTGCCATCCGAGGATCTGCCCGCGCTGTACAACGCCGCTACGGTGCTGACCTTCCCCTCGCTGCAGGAGGGTTTTGGCCTGGTGCCGCTGGAGGCGATGGCCTGTGGGCTGCCTGTGATTACCTCGGGAGCGGGAGCCATCGGCGAAGTGGTGGGCGATGCCGCGCGCATCGTGGAGGCGGCCGGTGATGCTGAGGCCTGGGCGCAGACGCTGCAAGAGGTGTTGAGAGAGCCTGAGGCGCGCCAGACCATGCGCAAGGCGGGGCTGCGTCAAGCCACTCAGTTCTCCAACGAAGTCTCCGCTCAACGCCTGCTGGCGGTCTACCACGAGGTAATGGCGACATGA
- the ubiE_4 gene encoding Demethylmenaquinone methyltransferase, with translation MTDTRPGGDQPAGVSSDTYSREYFLTECDGHEEFEQGRLPARLQAALSIAGDMAGKRVLDVGCGRGEVVLYCVHQGAEACGVDYSADALQLARQGAGTEPGHYQRADARYLPFRNESFDLALMLDIVEHLYPAELAAALGDVRRVLKPDGLLIVHTMPNLWYYRWGYPLFRGVQRLRGKNLPSDPRARWQFVSTVHVNEQTPLTLRRALKEAGFSARVWLQPTQSYSQERSPLVRSVMRFLASAYPFRWVFCDDIFALASKAK, from the coding sequence ATGACGGACACCAGACCGGGCGGCGATCAGCCAGCGGGAGTGTCGTCGGACACCTACAGCCGCGAGTACTTTCTCACCGAGTGCGATGGCCACGAGGAATTCGAACAGGGGCGATTGCCAGCACGTCTCCAGGCGGCATTGTCCATCGCCGGTGATATGGCCGGCAAGCGAGTGCTCGATGTGGGCTGCGGGCGCGGCGAGGTGGTGCTCTACTGTGTGCACCAGGGTGCGGAAGCGTGCGGGGTGGACTATTCGGCCGATGCGCTGCAGCTCGCGCGGCAGGGTGCAGGCACCGAGCCAGGCCACTACCAGAGAGCCGATGCCCGCTACCTGCCTTTTCGGAACGAGTCCTTCGACCTGGCGCTGATGCTGGACATTGTGGAACATCTCTACCCCGCCGAGTTGGCTGCGGCCCTGGGGGACGTTCGCCGCGTGCTCAAACCGGATGGACTGCTGATCGTACATACCATGCCCAACCTGTGGTACTACCGCTGGGGCTACCCGCTGTTTCGGGGAGTGCAGCGGCTGCGCGGCAAGAATCTGCCGAGCGACCCGCGGGCGCGCTGGCAGTTTGTGTCGACGGTGCACGTGAACGAACAAACTCCTCTGACCTTGCGCCGCGCTCTGAAAGAGGCCGGCTTCTCGGCCAGGGTGTGGCTCCAGCCGACCCAGTCCTACTCCCAGGAACGCAGCCCCCTCGTGCGGAGCGTGATGCGTTTCCTGGCCAGCGCCTATCCGTTCCGCTGGGTCTTTTGCGACGACATCTTTGCCCTGGCGAGCAAGGCGAAATGA
- the pimB_6 gene encoding GDP-mannose-dependent alpha-(1-6)-phosphatidylinositol monomannoside mannosyltransferase codes for MKIGMITSSYPRFEGDIAGTFVRSLAEEVTRLGHEVHVVAGYDPAQQEPASPVQVHRFRYAPLKTWHCVGYGQSLESDVALRKGNWPVLPLYATAAVASMLRWNARVRFDLIHAHWVVPGGGIGDVVSRLTGAPLVISLHGSDVFVLEKNAVARWVARTAFGRARYVTGCSSDLLERAQRHGLSPARSRLIPYGVDTARFRPDRAMGLEQKGKLSIPESAPVVLALGRLVYKKGFEYLVRAMPLLLGQFPNVRVVIAGGGALEDELRGLARDLGVESHLLLPGSVPWEETVRYLNMADVFVVPSVHDQQGNIDGLPNTALEAMACGKPLVASRVAGIPEVVRDGENGLLVGEKDPVQLAAAILQLLASPEVAARMSQANRNKIEQELTWHSIARRFVEVYEQSLAAAH; via the coding sequence GTGAAGATCGGCATGATCACCTCATCCTATCCCCGTTTTGAGGGGGATATTGCCGGCACCTTTGTGCGCTCCCTGGCCGAGGAAGTCACCAGGCTGGGCCACGAGGTGCACGTCGTTGCCGGCTATGATCCCGCTCAGCAGGAACCGGCCAGCCCCGTTCAGGTACACCGCTTTCGCTACGCTCCCCTGAAGACCTGGCATTGCGTCGGCTATGGACAGTCGCTGGAAAGCGACGTGGCCCTGCGCAAGGGCAACTGGCCCGTGCTGCCACTCTACGCCACAGCCGCGGTGGCGAGTATGTTGCGCTGGAATGCCCGGGTGCGGTTCGACCTGATACACGCCCACTGGGTCGTGCCGGGAGGCGGTATCGGCGACGTGGTATCCCGGCTCACGGGGGCACCGCTGGTGATCAGCCTGCACGGCTCCGACGTGTTCGTGCTGGAGAAGAACGCCGTGGCCCGCTGGGTGGCGCGTACGGCCTTTGGCCGCGCACGGTACGTCACCGGCTGCAGCTCGGACCTGCTGGAACGAGCTCAGCGGCACGGACTGTCACCCGCGCGCTCCAGGCTGATCCCCTACGGGGTGGATACGGCGCGGTTCCGACCTGACCGGGCGATGGGACTGGAGCAAAAGGGCAAGCTCAGTATTCCCGAGAGCGCTCCGGTGGTGCTGGCGCTGGGGCGGCTGGTGTACAAAAAGGGCTTTGAGTACCTGGTGCGAGCCATGCCGCTCCTCCTGGGGCAATTTCCCAACGTGCGCGTGGTGATCGCCGGAGGCGGGGCACTGGAGGACGAGCTGAGGGGCCTGGCCCGCGACCTGGGTGTCGAGTCCCATTTGCTTCTTCCCGGCAGCGTGCCCTGGGAGGAGACCGTACGCTATCTCAACATGGCCGATGTCTTTGTAGTACCCTCAGTACACGACCAGCAGGGCAATATCGACGGCCTGCCGAACACGGCTCTGGAGGCGATGGCCTGTGGCAAGCCGCTGGTGGCCAGCCGGGTTGCTGGCATTCCGGAGGTAGTGCGCGACGGCGAGAATGGACTGCTGGTGGGGGAGAAGGATCCGGTCCAGCTTGCCGCTGCGATCCTGCAACTGCTTGCGTCTCCCGAGGTGGCGGCGCGGATGAGTCAGGCCAACCGGAACAAGATAGAGCAGGAGCTGACCTGGCACAGCATAGCGCGGCGGTTTGTGGAGGTGTATGAGCAATCCCTTGCTGCCGCCCACTGA
- the arnC_5 gene encoding Undecaprenyl-phosphate 4-deoxy-4-formamido-L-arabinose transferase — protein sequence MDLVSVVIPVYNEEEAIAGDLELIERTMDASGLAYELIVVNDGSTDRTVEIVSRFPRVRLLHHERNRGNGAARTTGLKAARGDVVIMTDGDGTYPNQDMPKLLQYLEEKDANGDQRYQMVIGARIKEKGTIRWLRTPAKWFIRKLASYLTETEIPDLNSGLRAFRKDLAMRYLNILPNTHSWVSTITIAFLSDGLGVKFVPIDYYTRKGHSKFHPLRDTYNYLTLVVRAVTYFNPIKVFLPLSLGMFGVGLVKALYDIVAYRFHFAPSTLLLLLTALQIGAVGLLADLVARRARQ from the coding sequence ATGGATCTGGTCAGTGTGGTCATTCCGGTCTATAACGAAGAGGAAGCCATTGCCGGCGACCTGGAGCTGATTGAACGTACGATGGACGCCAGCGGGTTGGCCTACGAGCTTATCGTGGTCAACGATGGTTCGACGGACCGCACGGTAGAGATCGTGTCACGATTTCCGCGGGTGCGGCTGCTGCACCACGAGCGCAACCGAGGCAACGGCGCGGCGCGCACTACCGGCCTGAAGGCGGCCCGCGGCGACGTGGTGATCATGACCGATGGCGACGGCACCTATCCCAACCAGGATATGCCCAAGCTGCTGCAGTACCTGGAAGAGAAGGATGCCAATGGCGATCAGCGCTACCAAATGGTCATCGGCGCGCGGATCAAGGAAAAGGGCACCATTCGCTGGCTGAGAACTCCGGCCAAGTGGTTCATTCGTAAGCTGGCTTCCTACCTGACCGAGACGGAGATCCCGGACCTGAACTCGGGGCTACGCGCGTTTCGCAAGGATCTGGCGATGCGTTACTTGAACATTCTACCCAACACGCACTCGTGGGTCAGCACCATCACCATCGCCTTCTTGAGCGACGGCCTCGGGGTCAAGTTCGTGCCCATCGACTATTACACCCGCAAGGGGCACAGCAAGTTCCATCCCCTGCGCGACACGTACAACTATCTCACGCTGGTCGTACGTGCGGTGACCTACTTTAACCCGATCAAGGTGTTTCTACCGTTGAGCCTGGGGATGTTCGGAGTGGGGCTGGTCAAGGCGCTGTACGACATCGTGGCCTACCGCTTCCACTTTGCGCCTTCTACCCTGTTACTACTGCTCACGGCGCTCCAGATTGGAGCGGTGGGTCTGCTGGCCGACCTGGTGGCGCGGCGAGCGCGCCAGTAG